CAAGGGGTGAAAGGCTTCCCTCATCGTGAATATCACCAAATCAGTTTGGAAATACCGAAACAATACCAAAATGCGTTAAAAGTGATGGGAATGATGGGCGGTGTGAGCCAAACGGATTTGCTTTATCCTGAATACTTATTTCAGCGAATGAACCCGAATGCAAAATGGACGGAGTTTGACCCACGTATTGAGTGGCTAATAACCTTCTTAAAAAATCATCGTGAAGAAAAAGTGTTGGTTATCTGCCAACAAGCGGATACTGCAATTGCGTTAGAGCAGGTGTTGCGTGAGCGTGAGGCAATTCGCTCGGCAGTATTCCACGAGAAAATGTCGATTGTGGAGCGTGATAAAGCGGCTACTTATTTTGCCCAACAAGAAGAGGGAGCTCAAGTGCTGATTAGCTCAAGCATTGGTTCAGAAGGGCGTAACTTCCAATTTGCGAAAGATTTAGTACTGTTTAACTTGCCGAATAACCCTGATTTACTTGAGCAAAGTATCGGGCGATTAGACCGTATCGGGCAGAAAAATGATATTCAAATTTATGTGCCTTGTTTTAATTTATCGGCTCAGCAAATGTTGGCGGAATGGTATCACAAAGGCTTAAATGCGTTTGAAGAAACTTGTCCGATGGGAACAGCGATTTTCCGTGAATTTAATGAAGAACTACAAGGTTTCTTGAAAAATCCTGAATTTTCAGAGAAATTAGATGACTTTTTAGCGAAAACGCATAAACGCCAACAACAATTGAAAGCAGAATTAGAAAAAGGACGAGACAGATTATTAGAACTCAACTCTAATGGTGGGGAAGAAGCTCAACAGCTTGCAGTAGATATTGCCAAAGAAGATAATAATCCGCATCTTGTGAATTTTGCTCTGAATTTATTTGATGTCATCGGCTTAGAGCAAGAAGATTTAGGTGAGCAGAGCATTGTGATTAGCCCAACAGGGCATATGTTAGTACCGGATTTCCCGGGGCTTTCGGAAGAAGGAACAACTATTACCTTTGACCGTGCATTAGCCCTAATGCGTGAGGACGTAGAATTTCTTACTTGGGATCATCCGATGATCCGTAATGGGATTGATTTAATTACTTCCGGCGATATTGGTAAATCAGCTGTTTCTTTGCTGGTGAATAATAAATTACCTGCCGGTACATTATTACTCGAAGCCATTTATATTGTGGAAGCTCAAGCACCGAAAGGACTAAATTTAACACGTTTCTTGCCACCTACACCAATTCGTATTTTAGTTGATAATAAAGGTAATAACATTGCCCAACAAGTTTCCTTTGCAGGGCTTGAACGCCAGTTAAAGCCTGTGAATAAACAGATGGCAAATAAAATTGCTAAAATGGCACGGGCAGATATTGAAAAGCTGATTAAAGCAAGTGAAAAAGCGGTGTTGCCTCAAGTACAAGAAGTGATTGAAACAGCAACATTTGAGGCAAATTGCAAATTAAAGGCAGAATTACACCGCTTGGAATCCCTGAAAATGGTGAATAAAAATATCCGAGCTGATGAAGTGGACGCTTTGGAACAGCAGCTAAATGAAACCTTAGCCCAGCTTGAAACCGCAAATTACCGCTTGGACTGTTTGCGTGTGATTGTGAGTAATAAAGAGTAGCTTAAATATAATATGGCATTAATTGAATATAACCCACCGCTTGAGCCTTTTTTAGATGAGGTTTACCGCGATAACCATATTTTAGTGATTAACAAACCAAGCGGATTGCTGTCGGTTCCGGGTAATCGCCCCGAATATTTTGACAGTGCGATGACCCGCATTCAGAAAAAATATGGCTTTACCGAGCCGGCTCACCGTTTGGATATGGCAACAAGCGGTATTATTTTGTTCGCACTTAGCAAAGCGGCGGAGAAAGAGCTAAAACGCCAGTTTCGTGATCGTGAGCCGAAAAAGCACTATATTGCGTTACTTTGGGGCAAATTAGGTGAGAAAGTGGGCGATAAAGGCGAGATGAATTT
The sequence above is a segment of the Mannheimia bovis genome. Coding sequences within it:
- the rluA gene encoding bifunctional tRNA pseudouridine(32) synthase/23S rRNA pseudouridine(746) synthase RluA, encoding MALIEYNPPLEPFLDEVYRDNHILVINKPSGLLSVPGNRPEYFDSAMTRIQKKYGFTEPAHRLDMATSGIILFALSKAAEKELKRQFRDREPKKHYIALLWGKLGEKVGDKGEMNFPLICDWENRPRQKICYERGKKAITHYEILAHNANNTTRVKLTPITGRSHQLRVHSLALGHPIIGDKFYANPLAKSLSPRLCLHAELLTITHPITGKAMTFTAEPDF
- the rapA gene encoding RNA polymerase-associated protein RapA, translating into MFLVGQRWLSESENNLGLGIVKAADHRTVTINFPAAEEERVYAISVAPLTRVQFQAGDRINSLEGWQLDVTDVVENQGVAIYLGKRVDNGEEAVLPEMQLDHKISFSKPQDRLFSAQIDRSDRFALRFRALEHQQAQYQSPLRGLRGIRASLIPHQLHIAKEVGQRLSPRVLLADEVGLGKTIEAGMILQQQLFSGRAERVLVLVPESLQHQWLVEMLRRFSLKFSLFDEERCSDFDKEDENGENASENPFESESLVITSLNWLETAPQRAKQVLDADWDLLIVDEAHHLEWSEEKASAGYQFVEQLAKQIPSVLLLTATPEQLGQESHFARLALLDPDRFYDYNSFVAEQTQYQPVADAVATLLNDKPLTNDEQNTIAELLSEQDTEPMFRAINSKKSDENDRLQARQELIGELIDRHGTSRVLFRNTRQGVKGFPHREYHQISLEIPKQYQNALKVMGMMGGVSQTDLLYPEYLFQRMNPNAKWTEFDPRIEWLITFLKNHREEKVLVICQQADTAIALEQVLREREAIRSAVFHEKMSIVERDKAATYFAQQEEGAQVLISSSIGSEGRNFQFAKDLVLFNLPNNPDLLEQSIGRLDRIGQKNDIQIYVPCFNLSAQQMLAEWYHKGLNAFEETCPMGTAIFREFNEELQGFLKNPEFSEKLDDFLAKTHKRQQQLKAELEKGRDRLLELNSNGGEEAQQLAVDIAKEDNNPHLVNFALNLFDVIGLEQEDLGEQSIVISPTGHMLVPDFPGLSEEGTTITFDRALALMREDVEFLTWDHPMIRNGIDLITSGDIGKSAVSLLVNNKLPAGTLLLEAIYIVEAQAPKGLNLTRFLPPTPIRILVDNKGNNIAQQVSFAGLERQLKPVNKQMANKIAKMARADIEKLIKASEKAVLPQVQEVIETATFEANCKLKAELHRLESLKMVNKNIRADEVDALEQQLNETLAQLETANYRLDCLRVIVSNKE